One segment of Castanea sativa cultivar Marrone di Chiusa Pesio chromosome 3, ASM4071231v1 DNA contains the following:
- the LOC142629960 gene encoding uncharacterized protein LOC142629960, whose product MSDSGGGGGRKWWTVAVVVIAAIGVRELSKRYGWEKEGAMKVLGEWSDRMGVWAMPAYVGVHTLTLALCLPYAVFMEATASLIFGFFPAVVCVFSAKVLGASLSFWIGRLVFRSSSSAKEWVQKNKYFHILSKGVERDGWKFVLLARFSPMPSYVINYALAATRVGFIVDFLLPTVIGCLPMIMQNTSIGSLAGAAVASASGSQKSQVWSYLFPALGIISSIFISLRIRKYSTDISLASECVDDCKNDDSSQNLSGELGSEGPKKN is encoded by the exons ATGAGTGATAGCGGTGGCGGTGGCGGACGTAAATGGTGGACAGTAGCGGTGGTGGTAATAGCAGCAATAGGAGTGAGGGAGCTGAGCAAAAGGTACGGATGGGAGAAGGAAGGAGCAATGAAGGTGTTAGGAGAATGGTCGGATCGCATGGGTGTGTGGGCCATGCCCGCATACGTTGGGGTCCACACTCTCACTCTGGCGCTCTGCTTGCCTTACGCTGTTTTCATGGAGGCCACTGCTTCTCTAATCTTCGGCTTCTTCCCTGCTGTTGTCTGCGTCTTCTCCGCTAAGGTCCTCGGCGCTTCCCTCTCCTTCTGGATCGGAAG GTTAGTATTCAGGAGCTCAAGTTCAGCAAAAGAATGGGTCCAGAAAAACAAGTACTTCCATATCCTTTCCAAAGGAGTTGAGCGTGATGGTTGGAAATTTGTCCTCCTTGCTCGCTTCTCACCCATGCCCTCCTATGTCATAAATTATGCCCTTGCTGCTACCAGAGTTGGGTTCATTGTGGATTTTCTTCTGCCAACAGTGATTGGATGCCTGCCAATGATCATGCAGAACACATCCATTGGCAGCCTTGCTGGTGCCGCTGTTGCTTCAGCATCTGGTTCTCAGAAATCTCAGGTTTGGTCATACCTTTTTCCTGCACTTGGGATCATATCAAGCATATTTATTTCCTTGAGAATCAGAAAGTACTCTACTGATATCTCATTGGCCAGTGAGTGTGTTGATGACTGTAAAAATGATGACTCATCGCAAAACTTGTCTGGTGAGCTAGGAAGTGAGGGCCCGAAAAAGAATTGA